A genomic segment from Ochotona princeps isolate mOchPri1 chromosome 11, mOchPri1.hap1, whole genome shotgun sequence encodes:
- the LETM1 gene encoding mitochondrial proton/calcium exchanger protein isoform X1 produces the protein MASILLRSCRGRAPSRAAGPRGGLMGRACLSCPSAVGLVNCANVPWGCCALAHPSHLPLRGEHLGPWTPQLWPPGTVGRALWAPAAAGSLVVGPWHLAVRAWHSSRPLAEDSVVEKSLKSLKDKNKKLEEGGPVYSPPTPVLERKSLGQKVLDELKHYYHGFRLLWIDTKIAARMLWRVLHGHTLSRRERRQFLRICADLFRLVPFLVFVVVPFMEFLLPVAVKLFPNMLPSTFETQSIKEERLKKELRVKLELAKFLQDTIEEMALKNKAAKGSAAKDFSAFFQKIRETGERPSNEEIMRFSKLFEDELTLDNLTRPQLVALCKLLELQSIGTNNFLRFQLTMRLRSIKADDKLIAQEGVDSLTVKELQAACRARGMRALGVTEDRLRDQLRQWLDLHLHQEIPTSLLILSRAMYLPDTLSPADQLKSTLQTLPETVAKEAQVKAAEVEGEQVDNKAKLEATLQEEAAIRQEHREKELHEAAQAAEATKDTALEEAEAAPGRPDTEPKPEAPEVTLPSEVLKDTAPVPEGLKEEEITKEEIDLLSDACSKLQGQQKALSREREELELLKEDVQDYSEDLQEIRKELSRTGEEKFVEESKASQRLSKRVRQMIGQMDGLIAQLEAGPQAGTASPTQGATAGENFISVDELITAMKQIKDIPESKLLRLASALDDNKDGKVNIDDLVKVIELVDKEDVQVSPSQMAEIAATLEKEEKVEKAKGKAEKEAAEAKN, from the exons ATGGCGTCCATCTTATTGAGGAGCTGCCGCGGCCGGGCGCCATCCCGCGCCGCCGGCCCGAGGG GTGGCCTCATGGGCCGTGCCTGCCTCAGCTGTCCCAGCGCCGTGGGGCTGGTGAACTGCGC GAATGTTCCGTGGGGCTGCTGTGCGCTGGCCCACCCCTCACACCTTCCCCTCCGAGGCGAGCACCTCGGCCCGTGGACTCCGCAGCTCTGGCCACCGGGCACGGTGGGCAGGGCTCTGTGGGCGCCGGCCGCGGCAGGCTCCCTGGTGGTGGGACCCTGGCACCTGGCGGTGCGCGCCTGGCACTCCTCGCGTCCCCTGGCTGAGGACTCAGTGGTGGAGAAATCGCTCAAGTCCCTGAAGGACAAGAACAAGAAGCTGGAGGAGGGCGGGCCTGTGTACAGCCCCCCGACGCCCGTGCTGGAGAGGAAGTCCCTGGGACAGAAGGTGCTGGACGAGCTGAAACACTACTACCACGGCTTCCGCCTGCTCTGGATCGACACCAAGATCGCAGCGCGCATGCTCTGGCGCGTCCTGCACGGCCACACGCTCTCTCGCCGGGAGCGCAGGCAG TTCCTCCGCATCTGCGCAGACCTCTTCCGCCTGGTACCCTTCCTGGTCTTCGTGGTGGTGCCCTTCATGGAGTTCCTGCTGCCTGTGGCCGTGAAACTCTTCCCCAATATGCTGCCATCCACATTTGAGACCCAGTCCATCAAG GAAGAGAGGCTGAAGAAGGAGCTGCGGGTGAAGCTGGAGCTGGCCAAGTTCCTGCAGGACACCATCGAGGAGATGGCGCTGAAGAACAAGGCAGCCAAAGGCAGCGCCGCCAAAGACTTCTCGGCCTTCTTCCAGAAG ATCCGGGAGACCGGGGAGAGGCCCAGCAACGAGGAGATCATGCGTTTTTCCAAGCTCTTCGAGGACGAGCTGACGCTGGACAACCTGACGCGGCCGCAGCTCGTGGCGCTGTGCAAGCTGCTGGAGCTGCAGTCCATCGGCACCAACAACTTCCTGCGCTTCCAGCTCACCATGCGGCTGCGCTCCATCAAGGCTGACGACAAG CTCATTGCGCAGGAGGGGGTGGACAGTCTCACGGTGAAGGAGCTGCAGGCAGCGTGCCGGGCCCGGGGCATGCGGGCTCTCGGCGTCACCGAAGACCGGCTGAGGGACCAGCTGAGGCAG TGGCtggacctgcacctgcaccagGAGATCCCCACATCGCTGCTCATCCTGTCCCGAGCCATGTACCTCCCTGAcaccctttctcctgctgacCAGCTCAAGTCCACACTGCAGACTCTGCCCGAGACTGTG GCCAAAGAAGCCCAGGTGAAGGCAGCGGAAGTGGAGGGCGAACAGGTGGACAACAAGGCCAAATTGGAGGCCACGCTGCAGGAAGAGGCGGCCATCCGCCAGGAGCACCGCGAGAAGGAGCTGCACGAGGCCGCTCAGGCAGCCGAGGCCACG AAGGACACGGCACTGGAAGAAGCAGAAGCTGCCCCTGGACGGCCAGACACAGAGCCTAAGCCGGAGGCCCCGGAGGTGACCCTGCCGTCCGAGGTGCTCAAGGACACGGCCCCTGTGCCGGAAGGCCTGAAG GAGGAGGAGATCACCAAGGAGGAGATTGACCTGCTCAGTGACGCCTGCTCCAAGCTGCAGGGGCAGCAGAAGGCGCTCAGCCGCGAGcgggaggagctggagctgctcAAGGAGGACGTGCAGGACTACAGTGAG GACTTGCAGGAGATCAGGAAGGAGCTCTCCAGGACGGGGGAGGAGAAGTTCGTGGAGGAGTCCAAGGCCAGCCAGCGCCTCTCCAAACGGGTGCGGCAAATGATCGGGCAGATGGACGGCCTGATTGCACAGCTGGAGgccgggccccaggctggcacagcgAGCCCCACACAGGGCGCCACCGCAGG GGAGAACTTCATCAGTGTGGATGAGCTCATCACGGCCATGAAGCAGATCAAGGACATTCCAGAAAGCAAACTGCTCAGGCTGGCCTCAGCCCTGGACGACAACAAGGACGGCAAGGTCAACATTGATGACCTCGTCAAG GTGATAGAGCTGGTTGACAAGGAGGACGTGCAGGTCTCCCCTAGCCAGATGGCAGAGATCGCGGCAACcctggagaaggaggagaaggtggAGAAGGCCAAAGGGAAGGCCGAGAAGGAGgcagcagaagccaagaactag
- the LETM1 gene encoding mitochondrial proton/calcium exchanger protein isoform X2, producing the protein MASILLRSCRGRAPSRAAGPRGGLMGRACLSCPSAVGLVNCANVPWGCCALAHPSHLPLRGEHLGPWTPQLWPPGTVGRALWAPAAAGSLVVGPWHLAVRAWHSSRPLAEDSVVEKSLKSLKDKNKKLEEGGPVYSPPTPVLERKSLGQKVLDELKHYYHGFRLLWIDTKIAARMLWRVLHGHTLSRRERRQFLRICADLFRLVPFLVFVVVPFMEFLLPVAVKLFPNMLPSTFETQSIKEERLKKELRVKLELAKFLQDTIEEMALKNKAAKGSAAKDFSAFFQKIRETGERPSNEEIMRFSKLFEDELTLDNLTRPQLVALCKLLELQSIGTNNFLRFQLTMRLRSIKADDKLIAQEGVDSLTVKELQAACRARGMRALGVTEDRLRDQLRQWLDLHLHQEIPTSLLILSRAMYLPDTLSPADQLKSTLQTLPETVAKEAQVKAAEVEGEQVDNKAKLEATLQEEAAIRQEHREKELHEAAQAAEATDTALEEAEAAPGRPDTEPKPEAPEVTLPSEVLKDTAPVPEGLKEEEITKEEIDLLSDACSKLQGQQKALSREREELELLKEDVQDYSEDLQEIRKELSRTGEEKFVEESKASQRLSKRVRQMIGQMDGLIAQLEAGPQAGTASPTQGATAGENFISVDELITAMKQIKDIPESKLLRLASALDDNKDGKVNIDDLVKVIELVDKEDVQVSPSQMAEIAATLEKEEKVEKAKGKAEKEAAEAKN; encoded by the exons ATGGCGTCCATCTTATTGAGGAGCTGCCGCGGCCGGGCGCCATCCCGCGCCGCCGGCCCGAGGG GTGGCCTCATGGGCCGTGCCTGCCTCAGCTGTCCCAGCGCCGTGGGGCTGGTGAACTGCGC GAATGTTCCGTGGGGCTGCTGTGCGCTGGCCCACCCCTCACACCTTCCCCTCCGAGGCGAGCACCTCGGCCCGTGGACTCCGCAGCTCTGGCCACCGGGCACGGTGGGCAGGGCTCTGTGGGCGCCGGCCGCGGCAGGCTCCCTGGTGGTGGGACCCTGGCACCTGGCGGTGCGCGCCTGGCACTCCTCGCGTCCCCTGGCTGAGGACTCAGTGGTGGAGAAATCGCTCAAGTCCCTGAAGGACAAGAACAAGAAGCTGGAGGAGGGCGGGCCTGTGTACAGCCCCCCGACGCCCGTGCTGGAGAGGAAGTCCCTGGGACAGAAGGTGCTGGACGAGCTGAAACACTACTACCACGGCTTCCGCCTGCTCTGGATCGACACCAAGATCGCAGCGCGCATGCTCTGGCGCGTCCTGCACGGCCACACGCTCTCTCGCCGGGAGCGCAGGCAG TTCCTCCGCATCTGCGCAGACCTCTTCCGCCTGGTACCCTTCCTGGTCTTCGTGGTGGTGCCCTTCATGGAGTTCCTGCTGCCTGTGGCCGTGAAACTCTTCCCCAATATGCTGCCATCCACATTTGAGACCCAGTCCATCAAG GAAGAGAGGCTGAAGAAGGAGCTGCGGGTGAAGCTGGAGCTGGCCAAGTTCCTGCAGGACACCATCGAGGAGATGGCGCTGAAGAACAAGGCAGCCAAAGGCAGCGCCGCCAAAGACTTCTCGGCCTTCTTCCAGAAG ATCCGGGAGACCGGGGAGAGGCCCAGCAACGAGGAGATCATGCGTTTTTCCAAGCTCTTCGAGGACGAGCTGACGCTGGACAACCTGACGCGGCCGCAGCTCGTGGCGCTGTGCAAGCTGCTGGAGCTGCAGTCCATCGGCACCAACAACTTCCTGCGCTTCCAGCTCACCATGCGGCTGCGCTCCATCAAGGCTGACGACAAG CTCATTGCGCAGGAGGGGGTGGACAGTCTCACGGTGAAGGAGCTGCAGGCAGCGTGCCGGGCCCGGGGCATGCGGGCTCTCGGCGTCACCGAAGACCGGCTGAGGGACCAGCTGAGGCAG TGGCtggacctgcacctgcaccagGAGATCCCCACATCGCTGCTCATCCTGTCCCGAGCCATGTACCTCCCTGAcaccctttctcctgctgacCAGCTCAAGTCCACACTGCAGACTCTGCCCGAGACTGTG GCCAAAGAAGCCCAGGTGAAGGCAGCGGAAGTGGAGGGCGAACAGGTGGACAACAAGGCCAAATTGGAGGCCACGCTGCAGGAAGAGGCGGCCATCCGCCAGGAGCACCGCGAGAAGGAGCTGCACGAGGCCGCTCAGGCAGCCGAGGCCACG GACACGGCACTGGAAGAAGCAGAAGCTGCCCCTGGACGGCCAGACACAGAGCCTAAGCCGGAGGCCCCGGAGGTGACCCTGCCGTCCGAGGTGCTCAAGGACACGGCCCCTGTGCCGGAAGGCCTGAAG GAGGAGGAGATCACCAAGGAGGAGATTGACCTGCTCAGTGACGCCTGCTCCAAGCTGCAGGGGCAGCAGAAGGCGCTCAGCCGCGAGcgggaggagctggagctgctcAAGGAGGACGTGCAGGACTACAGTGAG GACTTGCAGGAGATCAGGAAGGAGCTCTCCAGGACGGGGGAGGAGAAGTTCGTGGAGGAGTCCAAGGCCAGCCAGCGCCTCTCCAAACGGGTGCGGCAAATGATCGGGCAGATGGACGGCCTGATTGCACAGCTGGAGgccgggccccaggctggcacagcgAGCCCCACACAGGGCGCCACCGCAGG GGAGAACTTCATCAGTGTGGATGAGCTCATCACGGCCATGAAGCAGATCAAGGACATTCCAGAAAGCAAACTGCTCAGGCTGGCCTCAGCCCTGGACGACAACAAGGACGGCAAGGTCAACATTGATGACCTCGTCAAG GTGATAGAGCTGGTTGACAAGGAGGACGTGCAGGTCTCCCCTAGCCAGATGGCAGAGATCGCGGCAACcctggagaaggaggagaaggtggAGAAGGCCAAAGGGAAGGCCGAGAAGGAGgcagcagaagccaagaactag